The genomic window GCGGTGGGGCATCAACGGCAAAAAGGAAGAAGTTGCCTTTGGCTTTAAGGCTATCTATCTCCCCGGGTGTACGCAAGCTCTCGATCACGCTGTTTTTACCTGTTTTTAACGCTTCCCTGTGAAGTTCGTCAACGATATATGAGGATGAATTTTTTGCCCTGAGGTCGTTCGCCACATCGGTCATACTGTTTCTGTCAACGGTTAACCCTCGTTTTAGGATTTCCCGGATGAGGTAGTCTCTGACTGAAAAGTGGACAAATTCTTTTTGTTTCACCAGGAAATCCACAATGGTTCCTTTGCCTGCGCCGA from Bacteroidales bacterium includes these protein-coding regions:
- a CDS encoding AAA family ATPase; translated protein: MLIIGITGTLGAGKGTIVDFLVKQKEFVHFSVRDYLIREILKRGLTVDRNSMTDVANDLRAKNSSSYIVDELHREALKTGKNSVIESLRTPGEIDSLKAKGNFFLFAVDAPPQVRFDRIKKRASETDHIDFATFIQNEKREMTTNDPNKQNLKHCIQMADFVFENTGSVAELEMKVEEVIRSINAE